The following is a genomic window from Paenibacillus sp. FSL R5-0766.
ACTTCTTCCGCATGGCTTGGGCCAGAAAGAACAACCACACGTCCTTCCTCACATTCAAGCTCTTCTGAAATGACTGTGGACATCCGTTTCAGGCTTTCTGTCTCGAAACCTTTGGTTGCATGAATGACTAACATCTCAGGCTTGTAATACGCCTTAAGCTGGTTCGTAACTGCACGCATGGCTGATGAAGGCGCAACAATTAACACAGCTATAGCACCTTCCACCGCAGCTTCCATATCAGTTGTTGCTTCAATCCGTGTTGAAAGCTCCGCATCCGGAAGATAGCGAGTATTGGTGTGTTTGTTATTGATTTCGTTAGCCTGGTCTTCACCACGTGTCCACATCATCACGTCCAACTGATTGGCGGCGAGTACACTGGCGAGAGCTGTCCCCCAGCTTCCAGCGACCAGAACAGCAACTTTTTTAGACAACTCGTTTACCCCCTCCAGGGTTTTTCGATCCCAATTTATTTTCCTGTCCTTTGGCGAGCTTCGCAATATTGGTACGATGTCTCCAGAACGCAAACAGACAAATAATCAGACTCCCCCAGAAGATATTCATTGAATATCCGGGTAATACCAGGATAAAGATGGGTGTAAATGCTACAAAAATCAGAGACCCCAATGAAACATAGCGTGTCAATACAATAGACAGAATGGCGATCACCCCAGCACATAACGCAGGCAGGAAAGCAAGACTCACCAGAACACCAATGGCTGTGGCAATGCCTTTTCCTCCACGAAAATGGAAGTAAAGCGGCCAGTTATGTCCTGCAATGGCTGCTATACCACTGAGTGCAGGAATCCAGGCAGAACCGTCACTCAGCCAGATTCCAATCCATACAGCTGCAACACCTTTAAGTACGTCAAGTAAAAGAACAGCAATTGCCGGTCCTTTACCCAAAATACGCAATGTATTGGTAGCTCCCGCGTTTCCGCTTCCGTGCTGACGAATATCGATCCCCCGTATCGCTTTGGCAAGGAGGACACTAAAGCTGATCGAACCGAGCAGATAACTCAGTACAATCGCTGCGATTTGTAAAATCACACACTTCTCCCCTAACTTTCGTCGGACTTCTTCCGAGTAAATATGCGAATTGGTGTTCCTTCGAAATCAAACGCTGCACGGATTTTATTCTCCAGATAGCGCTCATATGAGAAGTGCATCAACTCAGGATCGTTCACAAAAATAACCATGGTCGGCGGTTTAACTGCAACCTGAGTCACATAGTTAATTCTCATTCTCCGTCCTTTATCTGTTGGCGGAGGATTAATGGCAACCGCATCAGACACCACATCGTTAAGCAGATGGGTCTGCACACGTAACGAGTGTTGCTCTGCTACACGTTGCACAACCGGCAACAATTTTTGTAAGCGTTGTTTTGTGAGGGCCGACAAAAATACGACCGGAGCATAAGTCATAAACAGGAAGTGATCCCGAATTTTTCTCTCAAACTCTTTCATCGTTTTGTCATGCTTCTCTACCACGTCCCATTTGTTCACAACAAACAATGACGCTTTACCCGCTTCGAATGCATATCCTGCAATATGCTTGTCCTGTTCAATAATGCCTTCTTCACCATTAATGACAATCAGAACAACATCTGCACGCTCAATCGCACGCATCGCACGCATTACACTGTATTTCTCAGTTGTTTCATATACTTTACCACGCTTACGCATACCTGCTGTATCAATCAGCACGTAACGTTGGCCGTCTTTTTCAAAAGGTGTATCAATTGCATCCCGGGTCGTTCCAGCCACATCACTTACAATGACACGCTCTTCACCCAGAATAGCGTTCACCAGTGAAGATTTACCCACATTAGGACGTCCGATCAGAGCTACACGAATGACATCTTCATCGTAAGTCTCTTCCTCAAGTTCTGGTAGCTTCTCCACAATTGCATCAAGCAAATCACCTACACCTGTACCGTGACTTCCGGATACGCCGATGGGATCACCGAAACCAAATCCATAAAACTCATAAATGAGCTCACTTCGTCCGATATTATCCACTTTGTTAACGGCTACAACAATAGGCTTGCCTGAGCGGTAGAGCATCTCTGCTACCTCTTCATCCGATTGCGTAATACCTGCTTTTGCATCACACATGAATACAATAACATCCGCTTCTTCAATAGCGAGCTCTGCTTGCATCCGAATCGATTTTAAGATTACATCTTCACCATCAATTTCGATACCACCTGTATCAATGATACTAAATGGTTTACCGTTCCATTCACCGATTCCATATATGCGGTCACGGGTAATGCCCGGCTTGTCTTCCACAATGGCCAGTCTGTCGCCGATGATCCGATTGAAAATGGTGGATTTACCCACGTTCGGTCGTCCGACAATTGCCACAACGGGTCTTGCCATACATTCCACTCCTCCTGTCCATACTTACGATACTCATCATAGCAAAAAAGATATGTCTTGGCTAACGTTTCATGCCAAATTACTCGCAATAAAAACAATCGGCGAACCCGCCTTGGGCTCGCCGATCTTGCTTTTGTTATTCAGCAAAATATGCAGTATATAACTTAGAACCATGCATTGTTAACTTATTTGAATTTGCTGAGTTTGTCTCCAAACAGTTCGCCAAGCGTAGTGCTCATACCTTGATTGTTCAAGGAAACGTTTGGATTGTTGATTTCTTCACGCGGAGCGTTGTTTCTTGAAGGTCTTTCTGATTTTTGTGGTTGAGCTGGAGCTTCTTCTGTTTCTTTGATGCTCAAGCTTACACGTTGCTCAGAAGGGTTCATGTCCAAGATTTTAACTTGAACTTCTTGTCCTTCTTTCAGCACTTCATGAGGAGTGCCGATGTGTTTGTGGGAGATTTGCGAGATATGCACAAGTCCCTCAACACCAGGAGCGATTTCAACAAATGCACCGAAGTCTACCAGACGTTTTACAACACCTGTTACGATATCGCTGGAATTGAATTTTTCGCTTGCTGTTTCCCAAGGACCTGGTTGAACAGCTTTCATGCTCAGGCTGATTTTGCCTTTTTCAGGGTCAACTTTCAGCACTTTCACACTAACTTTATCACCTTCAGACAGTACATCGGATGGTTTTTCAACGTGTGTCCAAGCCAGCTCGGATACGTGAACCAAACCGTCAACTCCGCCCACATCAACGAATGCACCGAATTGAGTCAAACGTTGTACTGTACCTTCGATTACTTGACCTTCTTGCAAACCAGCCATTACTGTAGCTTTGTTTGCTTCGAATTCTTGCTCCAGTACGTCTTTTTGGGAAAGGATCACTTTGTTGTTCTCACGGTCGATCTCTTTCACTTTAACACGCAGTGTGCGTCCTTTGTAGTCGCTGAAGTCTTCAACGAAATGGCGTTCAACCATGGAAGCCGGGATAAATCCACGTACGCCCACGTCTGCTACCAGACCGCCTTTAACAACATCACCTACAACAACTTCGAATACGTCTTGGTCTTCAAAATGCTTTTGCAATTGATCCCATGCGTTTTCGCTGTCGATTGCACGTTTGGACAGAACGAGTTTTTCTTTCTCGTCGTCGATGCTAAGAACTTTAGCTTCAACTTCTTGTCCAACTTCTACTGCGTCAGACGCGCTGTCAACATGTAATGAAGACAGTTCACGAATTGGAATGACACCGTCATATTTATATCCAATGCTCACATAGGCTTGGTTATCTTCCAATTTGACGATGGTTCCTTTTACGGTATCTCCTTTTTTCAAGGAAACGAATTGATCCAACTCATCTTGGGTTGCTTCTTGATTTTTCATTTCTTCCGACATGTCAAATACCCTCCTCAATTCAAAAACCCCATTATATTCAAACCTGCCTGTAGCAGAGTTCAAAACACTTTCATCACTGAGTGCTCAAGCTTTAGTCTCCCTCAAAAATATGGAAACATGCACTCAGCTACCGACGAAGCCATTACTTGCTTGGCACGCCCGTTTGCACCATTTCGTTAATCTTGGACATAATCTTTTCAGTCGCCTTCTCCAGAGCTTCTCCAGATGGGTCTTCCTTGAACTCGTCCAAACTTACTGGTGCTCCATATACAACTTTCATCTTACGAAAAACTTTGTAGTTACCGATAATAGCAGTAGGAATAACTGTAGCGCCACTGCGGAGAGCAAAACTCGCTGCCCCTTTTTTGCCGATACCTCCATCATTGTGACGGCTTCCCGAGGGGAAGATTCCAAGCACTTGCCCATCACGCAAAATATTGAGTGAGGTTTTGATGGATTCCTTGCTGACACCTCCACGTTTAACGGGGAAAGCACCCACGGCTTTAATAATTCGGCCGAGTACCGGAATGTCAAACAATTCGCTTTTGGCCATGAAACGCACCTGACGGCGAATTTTGATACCAACGGTTGGAGGATCGAAGTTACTAATATGATTGGAACATAAAAGTACGCCGCCTTCTTTCGGAATATTCTCCCGTCCAACGGCCTCCAAGCGGAAAAGAATGGTATAAATGATCCGCAGTAATGTGCTGCAAAATGTGTAAATCATAGACCGATCTCTCCTCTGACCATTGTGCAATAAGATACGATTTTGTCAACCACTTCATGAATGTTCATCTCCGTTGTATCAAGGACGATAGCATCCTCAGCACAACGCAATGGGGAAATTTCCCGATTCTCATCCAATCTGTCACGGGTGGCAATGTCTCGCTCCAGCTGTTGCAACGTCAGTCCTTCAGAGGGGTCCAGTTCTTTGAAGCGGCGAAGCGCACGCTCTTCGACACTGGCAGTCATGAAGATTTTCACTTCCGCATCGGGCAGTACTGTCGTTCCGATATCGCGTCCATCCATGACGACGCCCTTGCGCAAAGCCATTTGCCGCTGAGTATCCACTAATTGCGTACGCAGCCCCTCGATTTGCGCATATCGGGACACGATTCCCGTCACTTCACGGGAGCGGATTTCCGAGGTTACTTCTTCCCCATTACAGAACACTTTCTGTCCGTCGGGATCCGGTTGTAAATCAATGACCAGCTTTTGGGCTTCCTGAAGTACCTGTGCCACTTCTTCCGGCGCAATATCTTTCCGAAGCATGTGCAAGGTTACCGCACGGTACATTGCGCCTGTATCGACGTATACATACGCGAGCGCCTCTGCAACCAATCGGGCCACCGTGCTTTTCCCGGCACCGGCAGGTCCGTCAATTGCAACGTTCATTTTCCCGTTCTCTGATGTGTTCTGGCTTGCCAACGGGGCATTCCTCCTCAAACGATAAACCTCAATAAAAAAACAGGCATTGCCTGCATCGTGAAAATTATACCACACTCTACACATGGATGCAAAAACAGACAAATCAACGACATTTGTAATCATTCACCGCTTGCACTTCAATTGGCGTTCCTTCCAGGCGGTCAATGGTGGTCAAATTCTTTTTGAAGCCTGGTACCAACAGTAGCAATTGATATAGCACAAGCAGGATTAGAAGGGCTGTAATCAGAATCGTAACCTTTCGTTCCATTCTCCTGGAGAAAACATAATAAAGTCGTTCATATCTGCGGGTTGCATGACGATGATTCAAGGCAATACCTCCGTTTTTTTCATTACGGTACCCGCAGTTCCCTCTCTTTATGCCACGACATTCCTATTTCGTGCGATAGTCAAGTTGCCGTTCAAAACAAAACTTGATAATTTTTTGGCGCTCCGAATCTGAAATCTGGACAAATTTCAGCATGCATAGCTGTCTGCCGGTTTCCAGGGTTTTGATCCGCACAACTTCAGCTTCAAAATTCACATGTTCAATAGTTGAATTCCGGTAGGGAACAAGCAACCAGCATTTCAATTTTTGACCTTCAGCTATTGAAAACCCTGTTTCGCCGTAGATGGACAATCCACCGCCACCAATATCTTCAGTCAATCCGACGGCACGGGTCAGATCTTCACTCTGGATGGCCAGTTCGAGATTTGCGTGAACACGAAGAAAGCTGCGCCGTTGTATTTTGGATATATCGCTCGGAAGCGGTTTGCGGATACGGACAAGACGGACCACATCTTCCTCAAATCCCGTGACATAGGTATTAAAATAATGCCGGACCCCATCCTCCGTAATATATGAAATGGACAATTCTTCTCCGAAAAAGAGCCTTTTCAGACGGCTGCTTCCTTGTTGCATCGGGACCTCAATCAGAAAACTGGTGTCATCCATATCTGCAATGCGTGATTTGTATTCTTTGTGTTCCTCTTTTTCATCTGCAGAAGCAATCTGGATGTATAAAATTTCATTTATTTTAGGAAACAAGCTGTTCACCGCCACTTTATGTATTTATCTTCGTATGTACGAGGACTATTATACCATGACCTTTCTCACATTGAACAAGAAAAAACAGACCACATCGTGGTCTGCCGCAGTTATTCGCTCAGCTTAAAATTCAAATTATCCATCTTTTTATGAGGTTGCATTGACCGGTTTGATCTCTTCAACCGCTTCTTCCATTCCTGTATTCGCATTAATGTATATCCGGTAACGAGAACCGTTAATTTTCCCTCCGAATTCATAACACAATACTTCTTTGCTGTAATCATTCTCAATCAGGGATTTGCGAACATAATTTTCTTCGAACTCCGAGTTAAGCTTTTTCCGCGCCTGTTGCTCCGTAAGCGTTGCTTTCGGAATTTTGCGCTTGTCATTATGTTCGTAGACAAAGTCACTCGCCTGGAAGCCGGTTACTTCACCTGTATCCAAACCTACACGAACTGACATTTTCTCAGGATAGATCAAAGTGTCTCCTTGCTTACGTACATAAGTAAGGTTACCCAGATTACCATATTCGTCGTAGTTTACGGCCTTCATATCCTTATAACCTTTGTTCATTAGAAATTGATCTGCTTTAGCCATGGCATTCTGACGAGACACTTTTTTGGTTCCGATTGGACGGGTATCACTGTAAGAGATCAGCATTCCGCCATTACGGGTGAAATCCATCATCAGTTTGCCATTGTTGGCATGATCAATTGTGGCAGTGTAGGACTCCCAGTCAGTTCCTTTGCCGTTCTCCTGCACTTGGATTTTGCTACTATCCGCATTAGAAAATTTTGCAGCCTTGCTCTGGATCTGTTCTTTGGTCACCGGCAAACCGCCCAGTTTCTTGACTGATCGTTTTGCATAGATATTGGATACGGAAGGCCCCCAATCAAGCTCCGGGTATTCCTGTACCTTTTTGTTCACAGTACGAAAACCATCAACGATCGTGTTGTCCATGGTTTGCTCTTGCGTTGCCATGGCAGTCTCTGCATCCATCCAGCGCAATCGGTCCGTCAGGACTTTCTGCTGCACATCCTGCAGATTCTTGGTAATCTCGGATGAATTCTGATACAGCTTTTTCAGGTTGCCCATTTCCTTCTCACTTAGCGGTTCGTTCGTCAAGTCACGCATCGACGCCCGATAGGCAAAGTTGGAAATACGTGAGAGAAACTCCTCTGTCTCGTTAAATGGCAGCATGGTGAGTGGCAGTTGGTTGATCTCATTCTGTGCTTCACTGGTGAGTCGCCATACATTCATCAAACCTTTGCGATGCATCCCCTGTGATGTAGAGTGAACCGCCAAGGTGTTACCAATCTCCGAATGCAATTTGTCCATATGAAAAGATAAATCGTGAAAGGCACGCTGATATTGGTTCTCTGCCTTGATCAGAATTGCATTCTTCTCCTGATTCTCCTGATAACCCCACACGAGCGCACCGACCAGCAGAACCGCAAATATCGGAAACATAACTGAACTTAAACGTTTATACATCCGTAGAGTCTCCTTTCTTCTAAACCACTACCTCTATTGTGGATCGAAGAAAGATCTCTTATGCATGCGATTTCCAGTCCTTACACAAGCAGGCTGCTAAAGTCCCGTTTGGGTCCTCCTTTTAATTCAGCTGAATCCCAGTTGCCATGCCCTCTTCTTCAATTTCGAACTGGTCTCTGTTATCACATAGGCACTGCTTGAATCCCGTCTCAATTCGGCCCCGCTCTTTCTTGCCTCGTAATGTAAATCGTTCACCGCATTGTTTGCATCTGATTTTAATTTTAATTCTCATCACAACGATCTCCGTTTCTGTTGGTCATTCCCCGGGAGTTTATCCGTAAAAATAAAAACACACCGGAGCCATAGGCGCAATATGCACTTTATGTCCACCAGTGTGTCCCTATTTTTATAATTTAACCTCTTCCTCCCGCTTCACAAAACGAAAAGGAGAACGGTTATTAGCTCGTGTGATTTTACCCATTGCCCCATACCACAGGCCCGCCATTAGCGGCGCTATAAACCACAACCAATTGTTCAGCATGGTGTTCATGATGACATCGTACAATGCATGCCAGAAAAAAGGTAAAACCAGAGAAAGAACCAGGTACCACCGCTTTTTCTTACCACCGATAAACTTGGCTTTACCCATATAATAACCCATGATTACCGCAAACATAGCGTGCCCTGAAACAGGGAGCAGTGCCCGAAGGAACATGGCTGAGACGGATGCATTCCCCCCAAAGGCATACAACACATTCTCAACAGTGGCAAATCCAAGTGAAACAGCGACCGCATATAAGATCCCATCATACGGCTCATCAAATTCGGTGTGATTATAGATGATATGATAAAGTACGAACCATTTAACGAATTCCTCCACACCACCTGAGATCATAATGGCCTCAAGATAAGGATTATCCCCGAGCCATATCATCATGCCACGCTGAATAATCATCACAGGCAGTACCATCAGAATCCCCATGAGGAAAACCCGCAATACCATATGAAGTGGCTCATAATCATAACGGTCTTTCAGGTAAAAGTATGTTAACAAGGCGAGACCCGGAGCAACTGCTGCCGCTAAGACCGAAAACAAAAGCACCGAAATTCCCTCCTCTGACTAAAGACGCGATTACAACTAGAGATTAATCCTGGCGTTTGAAGTGGGTGCAGATAACATCAATCGCTTGTGCAGGAATAACAACCTTACCATACTCTTCCATAACTGCCGGAGTAACTGAGGATCCTTCGCCAAATTCAGCAAGCAAGGCAATCAATGCCGCATGTTTGGTGGAATCTACCTCATCTGGCTCCAAATGCAAGAACCACTTGTCTTTATAAGAATAAAGTCTCCCAGCATCCGTAACATGCTGACGCAACATATGTGCAGCTTCAATGAGCACTTCAAAGTCCTTGAATGCATAAACGATGGAATCGCTTTGCTCGAGTGTAACTTCCATTTCATATACTTCTTCAGGAAGATCATCTTCATGACCTGAACCATATTGTTGCGGATCATATTTTCCACGTGTGACAATGACAACCATCCCTTGAGCGGGAAGTGCGAATACTTCGACAGCGAGTGGACCTGTGGCATCAAATCCAAGTTCGGAATAGGCCTGATCCATCATTTCAGTGAACAGTTCATGAACCTTAGGTATTTCCTGCCACATATCTTCTTTTTGTATTCCGCGCTCGCTCAGATCGTCAAAGGTCAGGAAAATCCGTATCTTATCGTGACTTAGTCGTTCTATTTTCATACAGGATCTCCCCTTTATAAGCAAGTCTTATAACAGATTATGAAGCACAAAACAATATGTGCTGAAAATAAATCTATGTAGTTATGTTATCATTTTATACCTCTAAATGCACGAAGTAAAATCGACAAAAAAAGAATCATTCCACAGCCAATCTAGACTGTGGATGATTCTAATTGGAGGTTTTGGTTTATAAACCCGGTACTGTTGTGTTTGTTTGGCTTAAAATTTGCTCAACTTCATGCTTCACATCGGGATTGGTGCGAATAAAATCTTTGAGCATGCTCATATTCGCTTCTTTTTCCTGCGGTGTGATTGCTCTTGCGGTCTTTGCTGCCGGATTTTTGTGGGATTCACCATGTTGATTTTGCTTGCTTGTGAACCCGTCCATACCCGGGAAAGTCATTTCCATCATCTTATGTTTTGCCTGATCCATCATATTTCTTGATGAACCCGATGACATCATGGGCAATTTGCCTTTGGACAGCCATGAACTGGCTGCAACACCAATGACAATGCCCCAAAAAAAGGATGACGTCTTCATTACACCAACCTCCTTCAAGTGTTAAAATCATATTTAGTGTTTGCGGTAGTGAGCGATCTCATTCCGTATAAATACAGGAAAGCGAGTTGAAATCATGTTCAGACATACAGCCGCATTGATCATTGCTGCAAGTTTGCTGCTGTCAGCTTGTGGGACAGCGGAAGAAAAACCATCTGATAATTCAGCACCAGCGGGCGAATCAACTACCACGGTTCAAGAAGAGCAAGATAACTCTAACCCTACTGAAACAGAAGAACCCGAAACTGGTGTGCCCGAACCTTCCACGGAAGATTCAACTGCGACAGAGGAAGAACCTGAATCTTCGGAGAAGGTTTCTACAGAAGAGAAAGTGGATAAAACGTATCATATGAATGAAAATTATTATATTAAACCAAACGATGAAGCGAGCCCAAACAAAGTGGTCTTGTTAACTTTTGATGATGGACCTAAAGAAGAAAAAATGATTACTTCTCTAATCGACACTTTAGATAAACATAACGCTAAAGCGATATTTTTCGTCAATGGTTACCGGGTGAAAAGCCATCCGGAATTGCTCAAACTCATACATGAACGGGGTCAGATTGTAGGCAATCATGCCTGGGATCATGAGGATCTCAAAAAAATCTCCAACGCTGAGGCGGCAAAACAGGTTACAGATGTCCAAAAAATAGTGAAGGATACCATTGGTGAGGAACCGCAATTCTTCCGTCCACCTTTTGGGTCGGGAAATGATGCACTGAAGGCTGCTGTGAAGAAAAATGGCATGTTATATATGACTTGGTCTAATGGTTCGCTCGATTGGGATAAAAGCACCAAAGACAAACCGGAAAAAGTCATCCAAAATGTACTGGACCAGTTAAATCCCGGCAGCAACATTTTGATGCACGAGTTGCCATGGACGGTTGAAGCATTGGATGAATTGCTGACCAAGCTCGAGAAGAAAGGATATTCCTTTGTTGATCCGCGTGCAATTGAATTGGAAGCTCGTTAAATTGTACTTTTGCGCATTAAAATGAAACAGCCTTGATCCAATGGATTAAGGCTGTTTCTCTGTGAGTGCTTTTTCCGTGGGCACTCTTAACGTGATGATATGCATCTCCGCAGGACAACCTAGTCGGAGAGGAAGATGATTTGTACCGTATCCTCTGCTAACAAGCATTTTGCCTTCTTGGTAAACGTCCTCCGGACTTCGCTTCAGGGAGTACCACCCGTTCGATACGGGACGATACGCTTTGCTAAGGAACACAGGTCCGAAAAATGGTACAACCAATTGTCCGCCATGTGTATGACCGCTTAAAATAAGATCTGCATTTTCTTCCAAGCGCAGGGCCTGCAAAGGATCATGAACGATAGCAATTTTGCAAAAACGGTTATCGATCTGCTGTAGTAATACATCGCCCTGTTTGGAACGATAGTCTATGCCGATCAGGCTCAATCTGTCGTTGCCCCTTTGCAGATATTCCACATTATCCTGCAGGAGCTTAACATCCGATTCCCGAAGGATACGCGCAAGTTGAGCGGTACCAGCCCTCTTGTCATGGTTGCCATACACCGTAAATGAAGGAGCAATGTTCGATAAAATTTTCATGTTATGTCTAACTAGAGACCATGAGATTCCTTTTTCCGCAACATCCCCGCCGATCAGAACCCAGTCCACCTTGTTTTTAACGTTTGCCAGATCCTTCTGGTTCAGCTTGCGCTTGTGCGTGTCGGATACATACAAAATCTTAGCCCCATCAAAGGATGTTGGCAGATGAGGCACTTCAACCTCTTCTTCAATCATTTGATGAACGTGGGCTTCACACCACATATGAAAAAGTAGTAAAACTCCCATCAAAATGATTAAACCTGTGAGTAAAAGCATTACCACGGCAAGGGAAGGAACGTATTCAGAGCGGGTGCCCCTTCAACCCCCCACCAAACCAGACTAATCGTTAACATGACAAAAATAAAAATGAGTGAATTGACAAACCTCTTGCTCAATTTTAACCGACGTGAAGGATGTAATTCTGTTCGTGTAGGAAGCGAACCCGCTTCGGGGATCGATTCTTCCGTTGAATTTGACGTTTTTTTGGAGCGTGATGGTGCCCTTTGAGGAAGTACTGGACTTTCCAGTTTTTCTGTATAAGGCTTGCGCTGTGATCTAGGTAAAGAAACGGAAGTAATTGGTGTGATTCCGCCAACCTCAGCAGCTGCTGCCGTTTCAGCAACGATGCTTACTTGAGAAGCCACCTGACGCTCGGATTTCTCTTTTTTATCCGATTGACGATGGCGCTGACTGCCATATGTCTTCATTCTACTTAATGGCTGATTCATGATCCCCTCCGAAAACGTATCGCTAATCCGGACACCAAATCAATAATAAAGTGACACAATATAGGCGCCCATAATGTGCCGGACTGCAAGTAAATCCAACCCAATCCATAACTTGAGACAAACACCCAGCCTGTTGGAATCCAGTGGCGCAAATAACGAATATGGATAACTGCAAATAAAATACTTGTCCAGTAAGGACCGATGGCATGTTGGATGGCTCCACGGAATAATAATTCCTCACACACAGCAACAATGGCTGCTATACATACAATGTGCCAGATGGGACGCCCACGGAACAACATCTCGTTAATTCCACCGTCATCCATGCTTTCCTGAGGTATAACATACGACAGTACCAAGTCCATAACAAGCATAATTCCTGCAAGACCAAGACCCCACCATATAAATTGGTAATTATCAGGCCAAGCGAGTACATCTAACAAGTTTCGTTTCTGCAATAAGATCCACACAACTCCGATAATCAGTGTCAGACCTTGTGTAAAGTATAGATTGATTAAAAGCAAACGCTCGGTAAGCTGCTGTGGCTCAGCCTTCTGAATCTTGAACTTGGGAAACTTGAATTTTTTCATCGGATGCGTCTGTCCTCTTGAGTTAAATTTGATGGATAACAATTACGTTGTCCAATCGGATAGTATACTAAATGATAGCCAAAAAACCAAATAGGTTCAAGACCTGCCCCAAGTCCTGGTTTTATGTCCGTGCCATTACTTCATTAAAGCAGTAAAATTCAGTTCACCAAACAGCTTACTGTCCATCTTCTTGTCGTAGGTATATTAACTATTGTATTACTTATGGTGACTCTGTTTATGTGTGAATCTAAAGACATCTGCAAAACATTTTAAAACATTTAAGCCTATTGACATGCTCATGTCAGCCATGATACATTATGAAAAAATTAGTCACGTTAAACACGATGATGGAAAAAAGACGTTGCTTCG
Proteins encoded in this region:
- the prsW gene encoding glutamic-type intramembrane protease PrsW, with amino-acid sequence MLLFSVLAAAVAPGLALLTYFYLKDRYDYEPLHMVLRVFLMGILMVLPVMIIQRGMMIWLGDNPYLEAIMISGGVEEFVKWFVLYHIIYNHTEFDEPYDGILYAVAVSLGFATVENVLYAFGGNASVSAMFLRALLPVSGHAMFAVIMGYYMGKAKFIGGKKKRWYLVLSLVLPFFWHALYDVIMNTMLNNWLWFIAPLMAGLWYGAMGKITRANNRSPFRFVKREEEVKL
- a CDS encoding genetic competence negative regulator gives rise to the protein MKIERLSHDKIRIFLTFDDLSERGIQKEDMWQEIPKVHELFTEMMDQAYSELGFDATGPLAVEVFALPAQGMVVIVTRGKYDPQQYGSGHEDDLPEEVYEMEVTLEQSDSIVYAFKDFEVLIEAAHMLRQHVTDAGRLYSYKDKWFLHLEPDEVDSTKHAALIALLAEFGEGSSVTPAVMEEYGKVVIPAQAIDVICTHFKRQD
- a CDS encoding polysaccharide deacetylase family protein; this encodes MFRHTAALIIAASLLLSACGTAEEKPSDNSAPAGESTTTVQEEQDNSNPTETEEPETGVPEPSTEDSTATEEEPESSEKVSTEEKVDKTYHMNENYYIKPNDEASPNKVVLLTFDDGPKEEKMITSLIDTLDKHNAKAIFFVNGYRVKSHPELLKLIHERGQIVGNHAWDHEDLKKISNAEAAKQVTDVQKIVKDTIGEEPQFFRPPFGSGNDALKAAVKKNGMLYMTWSNGSLDWDKSTKDKPEKVIQNVLDQLNPGSNILMHELPWTVEALDELLTKLEKKGYSFVDPRAIELEAR
- a CDS encoding metallophosphoesterase — its product is MWCEAHVHQMIEEEVEVPHLPTSFDGAKILYVSDTHKRKLNQKDLANVKNKVDWVLIGGDVAEKGISWSLVRHNMKILSNIAPSFTVYGNHDKRAGTAQLARILRESDVKLLQDNVEYLQRGNDRLSLIGIDYRSKQGDVLLQQIDNRFCKIAIVHDPLQALRLEENADLILSGHTHGGQLVVPFFGPVFLSKAYRPVSNGWYSLKRSPEDVYQEGKMLVSRGYGTNHLPLRLGCPAEMHIITLRVPTEKALTEKQP
- a CDS encoding type II CAAX endopeptidase family protein; translation: MKKFKFPKFKIQKAEPQQLTERLLLINLYFTQGLTLIIGVVWILLQKRNLLDVLAWPDNYQFIWWGLGLAGIMLVMDLVLSYVIPQESMDDGGINEMLFRGRPIWHIVCIAAIVAVCEELLFRGAIQHAIGPYWTSILFAVIHIRYLRHWIPTGWVFVSSYGLGWIYLQSGTLWAPILCHFIIDLVSGLAIRFRRGS